A window of the Scandinavium goeteborgense genome harbors these coding sequences:
- the nac gene encoding nitrogen assimilation transcriptional regulator NAC gives MNLRRLKYFVKIVDIGSLTQAAEVLHIAQPALSQQVATLEGEMDQQLLIRTKRGVTPTEAGKILYTHARTILRQCEQAQMAVCNIGQTLSGQVSIGLAPGTAASSITMPLLQAVRNELPEVTVYLHENSGTVLNDKLLGGQLDMAVLYERSPVAGITSQQLLKEDLWLVGTRDCPGQSVDLTAIAEMNLFLPRDYSAVRARVDEAFSLRRLTAKIIGEIESLSTLTAAIASGMGVTVLPESAARSLCGAANGWMARITTPSMSLPLSLNMSARGSLSPQAHAVKEILMSLVSRPSLENRELLMVS, from the coding sequence ATGAACTTAAGACGACTGAAATACTTCGTAAAAATCGTCGATATCGGTAGCCTGACTCAGGCTGCTGAGGTGTTGCACATCGCTCAGCCCGCATTAAGCCAGCAGGTGGCTACGCTGGAAGGTGAGATGGATCAGCAGCTCCTTATCCGTACCAAACGGGGAGTTACGCCGACGGAGGCCGGTAAAATTCTCTACACCCATGCGCGGACTATTTTGCGTCAGTGCGAACAGGCGCAGATGGCGGTGTGTAATATCGGCCAGACGCTGAGCGGCCAGGTGTCGATTGGGCTGGCCCCGGGCACCGCCGCGTCGTCGATCACTATGCCGCTGCTTCAGGCGGTACGTAACGAATTGCCGGAAGTCACGGTCTATCTGCATGAAAACAGCGGCACCGTGCTGAACGATAAACTGCTCGGCGGTCAGCTCGACATGGCGGTGCTGTATGAGCGTTCCCCGGTGGCGGGGATCACCAGCCAGCAATTGCTGAAAGAAGATTTGTGGCTGGTCGGCACCCGTGATTGTCCTGGGCAGAGCGTGGACCTGACGGCGATTGCTGAAATGAATCTTTTCCTGCCGCGCGATTACAGCGCGGTGCGGGCGCGGGTCGATGAAGCCTTTTCGCTGCGTCGTCTGACGGCGAAAATTATCGGTGAAATTGAATCGCTCTCTACCCTGACCGCGGCAATTGCCAGCGGAATGGGCGTGACGGTGTTGCCGGAATCTGCCGCGCGTTCGCTGTGCGGGGCGGCTAACGGCTGGATGGCGCGCATCACCACGCCGTCGATGAGCTTACCACTGTCGCTAAACATGTCGGCTCGCGGGTCACTGTCTCCGCAGGCTCACGCGGTGAAAGAGATTTTGATGTCGCTGGTCAGCCGTCCTTCGCTTGAGAATCGCGAACTGCTGATGGTCAGCTAA
- the cbl gene encoding HTH-type transcriptional regulator Cbl, whose amino-acid sequence MNFQQLKIIREAARQDYNLTEVANMLYTSQSGVSRHIRELEEELGIEIFIRRGKRLLGMTEPGKALLVIAERILNEASNVRRLADLFTNDASGVLTIATTHTQARYSLPPVIKAFRELFKEVRLELIQGTPQEIDALLHNGGADIGIASERLSNDSTLAAFPWFRWHHNLLVPEGHPLTQTVPLTLEAIARWPLITYRQGITGRSRIDEAFNRKGLVPDIVLSAQDSDVIKTYVELGLGIGLVAEQSGDSQETGRLTRLDTHHLFDANTVWLGLKRGQLQRNYVWRFLELCNAGLSVEEIKRQVMEPEEVAIDYQI is encoded by the coding sequence GTGAATTTCCAGCAACTCAAAATTATTCGCGAAGCGGCGCGGCAGGATTACAACCTGACCGAAGTCGCCAACATGCTTTACACTTCGCAATCCGGCGTTAGCCGGCACATTCGCGAGCTGGAAGAAGAACTCGGCATCGAGATTTTCATCCGTCGCGGCAAGCGCCTGCTCGGGATGACCGAGCCCGGCAAAGCGCTGCTGGTAATTGCCGAGCGTATCCTCAACGAGGCGAGCAACGTGCGCCGTCTCGCCGACCTGTTTACCAACGACGCTTCCGGCGTATTGACCATCGCCACCACGCATACCCAGGCGCGCTACAGTTTGCCGCCGGTTATCAAGGCCTTCCGTGAGTTATTCAAAGAAGTCAGGCTGGAACTGATTCAGGGCACACCGCAGGAAATCGACGCGCTGCTGCATAACGGCGGGGCGGATATCGGCATCGCCAGTGAGCGGCTGAGCAATGATTCAACCTTGGCGGCGTTCCCGTGGTTCCGCTGGCATCACAACCTGCTGGTGCCGGAAGGGCATCCTTTGACCCAAACCGTGCCGCTGACGCTGGAAGCCATCGCCCGCTGGCCGCTGATCACTTATCGCCAGGGGATAACCGGGCGGTCACGCATCGACGAAGCGTTTAATCGCAAAGGTTTGGTGCCGGATATCGTGCTGAGCGCGCAGGATTCCGACGTGATCAAAACCTACGTCGAACTCGGGCTGGGGATTGGGCTGGTGGCTGAACAGTCTGGCGATAGTCAGGAAACCGGTCGCTTGACCCGGCTGGATACCCACCACCTGTTTGATGCCAACACCGTATGGCTGGGCCTGAAACGCGGTCAGCTGCAGCGCAACTATGTCTGGCGTTTCCTGGAGTTGTGCAATGCGGGCTTGTCGGTCGAGGAGATCAAACGCCAGGTGATGGAGCCGGAAGAAGTGGCGATTGATTATCAAATCTAA
- the mtfA gene encoding DgsA anti-repressor MtfA: MIKWPWKAHDAPLSEDIPWEQALAIPVLASLSPEEQLRLTQLADRFLQQKRLVPLQGLELEPLHTARIAMLFCLPVLSLGIEWLDGFHEVLIYPAPFVVDDEWEDDIGLIHSQRMVQSGQSWQQGPIVLNWLDIQDSFDASGFNLIVHEVAHKLDVRNGDRASGVPPIPLREVAGWEHDLHAAMNNIQDEIDLVGESAASIDAYAATDPAECFAVLSEYFFSAPELFAPRFPALWQRFCHFYHQDPLKRIRENGSDESSNLRVVH; the protein is encoded by the coding sequence ATGATTAAATGGCCCTGGAAAGCACATGACGCTCCCCTTAGCGAAGATATTCCTTGGGAGCAGGCACTTGCCATTCCTGTCCTGGCGAGTCTTTCACCGGAAGAACAGCTCAGACTAACGCAGCTGGCAGACCGTTTCCTGCAGCAAAAACGCCTCGTCCCTCTGCAGGGTCTTGAACTGGAACCGTTGCATACGGCACGCATCGCGATGCTGTTTTGCCTGCCCGTGCTTTCTCTCGGGATTGAATGGCTCGACGGCTTCCACGAAGTGCTGATCTACCCTGCCCCGTTTGTGGTCGACGACGAGTGGGAAGATGATATTGGCCTGATCCACAGCCAACGTATGGTGCAGTCCGGGCAAAGCTGGCAACAGGGTCCGATTGTGCTGAACTGGCTCGATATTCAAGATTCCTTCGACGCTTCCGGTTTCAACCTTATCGTCCATGAAGTGGCACACAAGCTGGATGTGCGGAACGGCGATCGTGCCAGCGGCGTACCGCCGATCCCCCTTCGTGAGGTCGCAGGCTGGGAACATGACCTCCATGCGGCGATGAACAATATTCAGGATGAAATTGATTTAGTGGGAGAAAGCGCCGCCAGCATCGATGCGTATGCCGCGACGGACCCTGCTGAATGTTTCGCCGTGCTCTCAGAATACTTCTTCAGCGCCCCGGAACTGTTTGCCCCACGCTTCCCCGCGCTGTGGCAGCGTTTCTGTCATTTTTATCATCAGGATCCTCTCAAGCGAATTCGTGAAAATGGCAGCGATGAAAGCAGTAACCTGCGCGTAGTACACTAA